From a region of the Kosakonia radicincitans DSM 16656 genome:
- a CDS encoding DUF1294 domain-containing protein yields MFYLSSFVWMSIWSLISIYIYYKDKKAATAGEYRVDELTLDALIVLGGWPGCFIAQRMFKHKTRSAYQRRFRVIVAVWIVLYIGLWNFLWAGNKI; encoded by the coding sequence ATGTTTTATTTATCGTCCTTTGTCTGGATGTCAATCTGGAGTCTGATTTCGATTTACATCTATTACAAAGATAAAAAGGCCGCGACTGCTGGCGAGTACCGTGTGGATGAACTGACGCTGGATGCGCTCATTGTGCTGGGCGGGTGGCCAGGTTGTTTCATTGCTCAACGAATGTTTAAACACAAAACACGCAGTGCTTACCAACGTCGGTTCCGGGTTATCGTTGCGGTCTGGATAGTTCTTTACATCGGATTATGGAATTTTCTATGGGCGGGAAATAAAATATGA
- the traA gene encoding TraA family conjugative transfer protein — translation MNAIKFEKFKTPLVITGILILAIVTAHASGSTQAGFDDVWLKISDYMQGSLGKVLIGLIVLVGLAAAVVRQSLMSLAVAVGGAISLYYSPDIINGMMAASHAVQTTLPAFM, via the coding sequence ATGAACGCTATCAAATTTGAGAAGTTTAAAACCCCGCTGGTGATCACCGGCATTCTGATTCTTGCCATTGTTACCGCTCACGCTTCTGGTTCAACCCAGGCAGGTTTTGACGATGTATGGCTCAAAATCTCTGATTACATGCAGGGTTCTCTGGGTAAGGTGCTGATCGGTCTTATCGTTCTGGTTGGTCTCGCAGCTGCTGTTGTACGTCAGAGTCTGATGTCACTGGCGGTTGCTGTTGGTGGTGCGATCTCCCTGTACTACTCACCGGACATTATCAATGGCATGATGGCCGCATCCCACGCAGTGCAAACCACTTTACCGGCATTCATGTAA
- a CDS encoding phospholipase D family protein — protein sequence MLKSEVLVSTLTSLGLLFFSTFAQADNPTEVMLPAGGVRVVVGFSPEGSAQKAILDLINSAQQEIRMAAYSFTSPVIAKALINAHRRGVDVRIVVDKGQNNNRYAVSTMNTVVNAGIPLRTNDQFLLHHDKYLCVDRISVETGSYNYSSSAFNKNSENSLVLYNAPDVTALYLAHWESRWTGGVDYIPNY from the coding sequence ATGTTGAAATCAGAGGTGTTGGTCAGTACGTTGACATCGTTGGGATTATTATTTTTTTCTACTTTTGCACAGGCTGATAATCCAACAGAAGTAATGCTACCGGCTGGTGGCGTTAGAGTCGTTGTCGGATTTTCACCTGAAGGGTCTGCACAGAAAGCAATACTGGATCTGATCAATTCAGCTCAGCAGGAAATCCGTATGGCGGCATACTCTTTTACGTCACCCGTAATTGCGAAAGCATTAATTAATGCTCACCGAAGGGGAGTAGATGTCAGGATCGTAGTTGACAAAGGGCAAAATAATAACCGATATGCAGTCTCGACTATGAATACAGTAGTTAACGCGGGCATTCCGTTACGGACGAATGATCAATTTCTTCTGCACCATGATAAGTATTTGTGTGTTGATAGGATATCTGTTGAAACCGGTAGTTATAATTACTCAAGTTCGGCTTTCAATAAAAATAGTGAAAATAGCCTTGTACTTTATAACGCACCAGATGTTACAGCGCTGTATCTGGCCCACTGGGAATCTCGTTGGACTGGTGGTGTGGATTACATACCTAATTATTGA